The following proteins are encoded in a genomic region of Coffea eugenioides isolate CCC68of chromosome 6, Ceug_1.0, whole genome shotgun sequence:
- the LOC113773713 gene encoding splicing regulatory glutamine/lysine-rich protein 1-like — MTMDVEFSESRRQSVEVRDQDEPSTRERWVGGYDDMEEDDLDKSRESSKHRGREKSKSNRREDKDHRHKDRERSKTSHGSKDSGKESKDEKERVSGRDRRHEDREKPEKEKSHDKARERDIEKEKYRDKERDKDRKDRGKEKERERERDRELDRDAERGRDKERVKDKSRDKDKDREKEREKHREHGKERDADRDKSKNVVEKEKGKERTREKERDADQDKERQRDKDRASHKQRDEGHERSKDLRKEDKFRSDSVDNWDRDSEDGTIAVKDPQHADGGDGGPHSSTTELELRIMK; from the coding sequence ATGACGATGGATGTGGAATTCAGTGAATCCAGGCGTCAGAGTGTTGAGGTGAGAGATCAAGATGAGCCTTCTACTCGTGAAAGGTGGGTAGGTGGATATGACGATATGGAAGAAGATGATCTTGACAAATCGAGAGAGTCAAGCAAGCATCGTGGTAGGGAAAAAAGCAAGAGCAACCGCAGAGAAGATAAAGATCATAGACATAAAGATAGGGAAAGATCCAAGACCAGTCATGGTTCAAAGGATAGCGGGAAAGAAAGTAAGGATGAGAAAGAGCGAGTATCTGGCAGAGATAGGAGACATGAAGATAGAGAGAAGCCAGAAAAGGAGAAGAGCCACGACAAGGCTCGAGAGAGGGATATTGAAAAAGAGAAGTACAGAGATAAAGAGCGTGATAAAGATCGCAAAGATCGGGGAAAGGAAAAGGAACGAGAGCGTGAGCGTGACAGAGAACTGGATAGGGATGCAGAACGTGGAAGAGACAAAGAGAGGGTAAAAGATAAGAGTAGAGATAAGGACAAGGacagagaaaaggaaagagagaagCATAGAGAGCATGGAAAGGAAAGGGACGCTGATAGGGATAAAAGTAAGAATGTTGTTgagaaagaaaaggggaaggaaAGAACTAGGGAGAAGGAGAGGGATGCAGACCAAGATAAGGAAAGGCAGAGGGACAAAGATAGGGCAAGTCATAAGCAGCGGGATGAAGGTCATGAGAGGAGCAAGGACTTGAGAAAGGAGGATAAGTTTAGATCTGACAGTGTAGATAATTGGGATCGTGATTCTGAGGATGGAACTATAGCTGTCAAGGATCCACAACATGCCGATGGTGGAGATGGTGGACCACACTCATCTACAACGGAGCTGGAACTTCGCATTATGAAGTAA